One genomic region from Evansella sp. LMS18 encodes:
- a CDS encoding aldo/keto reductase yields MLYKQLGSTGVEVSALCLGTMAFGRWIDEDASVSILETALSQGINFIDTANYYGKGQDEEFPYGTGASEEIIGKFLKGKRDQVILATKVGLPTGRGRNQSGLSRTHIMKEVDASLRRLQTDYIDLYQVHHFDPNTPMEETLSTLNDLIRQGKVRYIGCSNFAAWQIAKSHAVSEKINGEKFISVQPPYNLLQRDIEKEILPFSQSEGTGVIVYSPMARGLLSGKYTGLHDAPPPESRAAHGEVKIKELFTARNFELVGQLKVIAEKNDVSLSQFALSWVLNQKTVTSAIIGASKDHHVTDAVEISDWQWPDELRDEVNEVLRGF; encoded by the coding sequence ATGCTTTATAAACAGCTTGGAAGTACAGGTGTTGAAGTTTCCGCTTTATGTTTAGGAACAATGGCTTTTGGAAGGTGGATTGATGAAGATGCCTCTGTTTCTATATTAGAAACAGCCCTCAGCCAGGGTATCAACTTTATCGATACTGCTAATTACTACGGGAAAGGCCAGGATGAAGAATTCCCATATGGAACAGGGGCTTCTGAAGAGATCATAGGAAAGTTTCTTAAAGGAAAAAGAGATCAGGTCATCCTTGCTACGAAAGTAGGCTTGCCAACAGGAAGGGGCAGAAACCAATCAGGGTTATCGCGGACACATATAATGAAAGAAGTAGATGCTTCTTTGCGAAGGCTTCAAACTGATTATATCGATTTGTACCAGGTTCATCATTTTGACCCAAATACCCCGATGGAAGAGACGCTCAGCACATTAAATGACTTGATCCGCCAGGGAAAGGTGCGCTACATAGGCTGTTCTAATTTCGCAGCATGGCAGATCGCCAAGTCCCACGCAGTGAGTGAAAAGATTAACGGGGAAAAATTTATCTCTGTACAGCCTCCATACAATTTACTCCAGCGGGACATTGAGAAGGAAATCCTGCCTTTTTCGCAATCAGAAGGCACAGGGGTTATTGTGTACAGTCCGATGGCCAGGGGATTACTGTCAGGAAAGTATACAGGCCTACATGATGCACCGCCTCCGGAAAGCCGTGCTGCCCATGGTGAGGTGAAAATCAAAGAATTATTTACCGCCCGCAACTTTGAGCTGGTTGGACAGCTAAAAGTAATCGCAGAAAAAAATGACGTAAGTTTATCCCAGTTCGCGCTCTCCTGGGTCCTGAACCAAAAGACAGTTACTTCAGCAATTATTGGAGCAAGTAAAGACCACCATGTAACAGACGCAGTAGAAATAAGCGACTGGCAGTGGCCGGATGAACTAAGGGATGAAGTAAATGAAGTTTTAAGAGGATTTTAA
- a CDS encoding CaiB/BaiF CoA-transferase family protein has protein sequence MSLNEMEHKKPLEGVRVIEFGSFIAGPFCSRLLADFGAEVIKVETPNQGDPMRNWGLAKYKGKSLWWPIQSRNKKCITLNLKTEEGQRIAKDLVKEADIVVENFRPGTMEKWNLGYESLKKVNRKVIMVRISGFGQTGPYKDKAGFGSVGEAIGGIRNITGYPDKPPTRVGIAIGDSLASMFGAIGALMALHHRNQSPENEGQFIDVALYESVFAVMESSITEYMKVGAVRERTGTILPGVAPSNNYPTKDGKWVVIGANADNVWKRLAKVMGQSELAEDSKFKDHDARGENQAELDMLIANWTKTFNLEDLVPLLDEAGVPAGGIYTVEDIANDIHYKMRDMILSVHDKELGELHIPGIVPKMSETPGKVEWTGPNLGEHNEDVYRNLLKYDKDKYERLSKEGII, from the coding sequence ATGTCATTAAATGAAATGGAACATAAGAAGCCTCTTGAAGGGGTTCGGGTAATAGAATTCGGATCGTTCATTGCAGGTCCGTTCTGTTCTCGGTTATTAGCCGACTTCGGAGCTGAAGTGATAAAGGTGGAAACACCGAATCAAGGAGATCCAATGAGAAACTGGGGACTTGCCAAGTATAAAGGCAAGTCGCTGTGGTGGCCTATTCAGTCCAGGAATAAAAAATGCATTACCCTTAACCTTAAGACCGAGGAGGGCCAGCGCATTGCCAAAGACTTAGTGAAGGAGGCAGACATTGTCGTTGAAAACTTCCGTCCAGGGACGATGGAGAAATGGAACCTTGGTTATGAGTCTTTAAAAAAAGTGAACCGGAAAGTTATTATGGTACGGATATCCGGCTTTGGCCAAACCGGACCGTATAAAGATAAAGCAGGCTTCGGCAGTGTAGGCGAGGCAATCGGAGGGATCAGAAATATAACCGGGTATCCTGATAAGCCGCCCACAAGAGTTGGTATTGCAATTGGCGACTCCCTTGCATCAATGTTCGGAGCGATCGGGGCTTTAATGGCTCTTCATCACCGAAATCAGTCTCCGGAAAATGAAGGCCAGTTTATTGATGTTGCATTATATGAATCTGTGTTCGCCGTAATGGAAAGCTCGATCACTGAATATATGAAGGTAGGAGCCGTCAGGGAAAGAACAGGTACGATTCTGCCAGGGGTGGCTCCGTCAAACAACTACCCGACAAAGGATGGGAAGTGGGTAGTTATCGGCGCTAACGCTGATAATGTATGGAAACGGCTCGCAAAAGTAATGGGGCAGTCCGAGCTTGCGGAAGACAGTAAATTTAAAGACCATGATGCCCGTGGCGAAAATCAGGCCGAACTTGATATGCTCATCGCCAACTGGACGAAGACATTTAACTTAGAGGATCTCGTGCCTCTTCTTGATGAGGCTGGTGTTCCAGCAGGAGGCATTTATACAGTAGAGGATATCGCCAACGATATTCATTATAAAATGAGAGATATGATCTTATCCGTCCATGATAAAGAGCTGGGTGAACTTCATATTCCGGGAATCGTCCCGAAAATGAGTGAAACCCCTGGAAAAGTAGAATGGACTGGCCCTAACCTGGGAGAACATAATGAAGATGTATATCGAAACCTCTTAAAGTATGATAAAGACAAATATGAACGTTTATCCAAGGAAGGGATTATTTAG
- a CDS encoding hydroxymethylglutaryl-CoA lyase: protein MLDIQKQKVFITDVTGRDGFQMEKDWIPTEQKIAIINGIIRTGVKRVELTSFVSPKAVPQLKDAKEVVGGIEKGDTQIAVLVPNKKGAEMAVETEIDEINAVISVSETHNKKNVRKTLDQSIQEISSINRIAKEHGKKLNVGLATTFGCPFEGLYPVQKVEELIRRLTELEINSFALSDTTGMANPQQVFYFVEYLKSAFPEETFSLHLHNTRGMGLSNMLAGVQAGIEAFDAALGGIGGCPFAPGATGNVCLEDSVHMFEQMGIITGIDLELLIGEAKNLESVLGYTLPGQVMKSGQSTKTYQARKESVSKCH, encoded by the coding sequence TTGCTTGATATACAAAAACAAAAAGTATTTATTACCGATGTAACTGGACGAGACGGCTTTCAGATGGAAAAGGACTGGATACCAACAGAGCAGAAGATAGCAATTATTAATGGGATTATCAGAACAGGAGTGAAACGTGTAGAATTAACTTCTTTCGTATCTCCTAAAGCGGTACCTCAGCTGAAGGATGCAAAAGAAGTTGTCGGCGGAATTGAGAAGGGTGATACGCAAATCGCAGTATTAGTCCCTAATAAAAAAGGGGCTGAAATGGCAGTTGAAACGGAGATCGATGAAATTAATGCCGTTATTTCTGTGAGTGAGACACATAATAAGAAAAATGTACGGAAAACGCTGGACCAGTCTATTCAGGAAATCAGCTCGATTAATCGTATTGCTAAAGAGCATGGGAAGAAACTAAACGTGGGGCTCGCAACGACATTCGGGTGCCCGTTTGAAGGGCTCTACCCAGTACAGAAAGTGGAAGAGCTTATTCGGAGATTAACTGAATTAGAGATTAACAGCTTTGCGCTGTCTGATACAACCGGGATGGCAAATCCACAGCAGGTGTTTTATTTTGTGGAATATCTAAAGTCTGCTTTTCCGGAAGAAACTTTCTCCTTACATCTTCATAATACAAGAGGTATGGGACTTTCAAACATGCTGGCCGGGGTGCAGGCAGGCATTGAAGCTTTTGACGCCGCTTTAGGCGGCATAGGCGGATGCCCGTTTGCACCAGGAGCCACAGGAAATGTGTGCTTAGAAGATTCGGTTCATATGTTTGAACAAATGGGCATTATAACTGGCATCGATCTTGAATTGCTTATTGGCGAAGCGAAAAATCTGGAATCAGTTCTCGGTTATACATTACCGGGGCAAGTAATGAAGTCTGGACAGTCAACTAAGACATATCAAGCTAGAAAGGAGAGTGTCAGCAAATGTCATTAA
- a CDS encoding TRAP transporter large permease, giving the protein MTMLLMLAALIIGLIIGIPAVFSMGLATLLYFILERGLFDVPDFMIAQRTVFGLDKFALLAIPLFLLVGKVMNESGVTHRLFDFAKALVGHFRGGLGQVNILASVIFAGMSGSATADAAGLGAVEIKAMKDAKYPTKFACSITAASSLIGPVIPPSIPIVLYAIVAGVSVNQLLIAGIIPGILMALALSIFVAYQAIKYNYPTEAKASMRRIASTGKRAILPLMTPVILVGGILSGVFTATEAAAVGSLYAIILACIIYRSISLSHLYDICKRTMQDSAVIMIILAVSNIFAWILTRERVPLVFTDFITALTENYYLVMGLCLLFLLFLGMFLSSIVSITIATPVLIPLVMEVGGDPLHFGIIMILALMMGEVTPPFGMVLFAITRVGKIPFIDLVRGVVPYLIPIFILLVILIAFPQIVLFLPKLLM; this is encoded by the coding sequence ATGACAATGCTGCTGATGCTTGCTGCATTAATCATTGGTCTGATAATCGGTATCCCGGCAGTGTTTTCCATGGGATTAGCAACGCTGCTTTATTTTATTCTTGAACGAGGATTATTCGATGTACCGGACTTTATGATAGCCCAACGGACCGTATTTGGCCTTGATAAATTCGCACTCCTTGCGATCCCGCTGTTTTTATTAGTTGGTAAAGTGATGAACGAATCGGGAGTAACCCACCGCCTGTTTGATTTTGCAAAAGCACTGGTAGGACACTTCCGTGGAGGACTAGGCCAGGTGAACATTTTAGCCAGTGTTATTTTTGCGGGGATGAGTGGTTCTGCGACCGCTGATGCTGCAGGTCTTGGTGCTGTGGAAATAAAGGCGATGAAGGATGCTAAATATCCGACGAAATTTGCCTGCAGTATAACTGCAGCTTCTTCACTGATAGGACCGGTGATACCTCCAAGTATACCGATTGTTCTATACGCAATTGTAGCCGGCGTCTCGGTAAACCAACTTTTAATTGCCGGGATAATCCCAGGAATTCTGATGGCCCTGGCACTAAGTATATTTGTTGCCTACCAGGCGATTAAATATAATTACCCAACGGAAGCTAAGGCTTCTATGAGAAGAATAGCAAGCACTGGTAAACGGGCAATTCTTCCCTTGATGACACCTGTCATCCTTGTCGGAGGAATCTTATCCGGGGTATTTACAGCTACGGAAGCTGCAGCTGTTGGATCTTTATATGCAATTATCCTTGCATGTATTATTTACAGGTCTATTTCCCTGTCCCATCTGTACGATATATGCAAACGGACCATGCAGGACAGCGCTGTTATTATGATAATTTTAGCTGTATCTAATATTTTCGCCTGGATTTTAACCCGTGAAAGAGTCCCGCTGGTTTTCACAGACTTTATTACAGCACTTACAGAAAACTATTACCTCGTAATGGGTTTATGTTTACTATTCCTTTTATTCCTTGGAATGTTTCTATCCTCCATCGTTTCAATCACGATTGCCACACCGGTATTAATACCACTAGTTATGGAAGTAGGGGGAGATCCACTTCACTTTGGAATCATTATGATTTTAGCGCTAATGATGGGAGAGGTTACACCGCCGTTTGGTATGGTGCTGTTCGCCATTACCCGTGTCGGCAAAATACCATTTATCGACCTCGTGCGAGGCGTAGTTCCGTATTTAATTCCTATTTTCATCTTGCTTGTAATTCTAATAGCATTCCCGCAAATCGTACTATTTCTGCCGAAGTTACTAATGTAG